In Paracoccus sp. TOH, a single window of DNA contains:
- a CDS encoding aldehyde dehydrogenase: MTDLLTTEEYKAIAAGLTFPTLAFIDGGFRPALSGKTFTTTNPATGEPLAEIAACGPEDVDLAVTAARAAFEDGRWSKLHPGERKETLLRLAALMQEHARELAVLESLDAGKTIFDCETVDVPETIHVIKWHAELIDKIYDQVSPASDNHIAMVVREPVGVVGLVLPWNFPLLMLAWKIGPALAAGCSVVLKPAGETTLTTLRVAELAAKAGLPAGVLNIVTGSGSQVGEPLGRHTDVDMVSFTGSTATGRRFLTYSTDSNLKEVVLELGGKNPCIVLDDAEDLDAVAAHVVNGAFWNMGQNCSAGSRLIVQRGIKDRLLEKVRAEAAGWQVGDPLDPSIRVGALISQSHFQKVSSYLEAARSEMVLMGGKVVSEGFIEPTIVETGRDSRLAVEEIFGPILTVIAVDSFEEAIAVANDTEYGLAASIFSANGKRALRGARALRAGTVTVNSFGEGDVTTPFGGYKQSGFGGRDNSIHAHDQYTQLKTIWLDLTDNAAAGLD, encoded by the coding sequence ATGACCGATCTGCTGACCACCGAAGAATACAAGGCCATCGCCGCCGGCCTGACCTTCCCGACGCTGGCCTTCATCGACGGGGGATTCCGTCCCGCGCTTTCGGGCAAGACCTTCACCACCACCAACCCGGCCACGGGCGAGCCGCTGGCCGAGATCGCCGCCTGCGGCCCCGAGGACGTGGACCTGGCCGTGACCGCCGCCCGCGCCGCCTTCGAGGACGGGCGCTGGTCGAAGCTGCATCCGGGCGAGCGCAAGGAAACCCTGTTGCGCCTCGCCGCGCTGATGCAGGAACACGCCCGCGAACTGGCGGTGCTGGAAAGCCTCGACGCCGGCAAGACCATCTTCGATTGCGAAACCGTGGACGTGCCCGAGACGATCCATGTCATCAAATGGCATGCGGAGCTGATCGACAAGATCTACGACCAGGTCTCGCCGGCCTCGGACAACCACATCGCCATGGTGGTGCGCGAGCCGGTGGGGGTCGTGGGGCTGGTGCTGCCCTGGAACTTCCCGCTTTTGATGCTGGCCTGGAAGATCGGCCCGGCGCTGGCCGCCGGTTGCTCGGTGGTGCTGAAGCCGGCGGGCGAAACGACGCTGACCACGTTGCGGGTGGCGGAACTGGCGGCCAAGGCCGGGCTGCCGGCCGGGGTGCTGAACATCGTCACCGGCTCGGGTTCGCAGGTAGGAGAGCCGCTGGGCCGGCACACGGACGTGGACATGGTCAGCTTCACCGGCTCGACCGCGACCGGGCGGCGTTTCCTGACCTATTCCACCGACAGCAACCTCAAGGAGGTGGTGCTGGAGCTGGGCGGCAAGAACCCCTGCATCGTGCTGGACGATGCCGAGGATCTCGACGCGGTGGCGGCGCATGTCGTGAACGGCGCCTTCTGGAACATGGGCCAGAACTGCTCGGCCGGCTCGCGCCTGATCGTGCAGCGCGGCATCAAGGACCGGCTGCTGGAGAAGGTCCGGGCCGAGGCGGCCGGGTGGCAGGTCGGCGATCCGCTGGACCCAAGCATCCGCGTCGGCGCGCTGATCTCGCAATCACATTTCCAGAAGGTCAGCAGCTATCTTGAGGCTGCGCGGTCCGAGATGGTGCTGATGGGCGGCAAGGTGGTTTCGGAAGGCTTCATCGAACCGACCATCGTCGAGACCGGCCGCGATTCCCGGCTGGCGGTGGAAGAAATTTTCGGCCCGATCCTGACCGTGATCGCGGTGGACAGCTTCGAGGAAGCGATCGCGGTGGCCAACGATACCGAATACGGGCTGGCCGCCTCGATCTTCTCGGCCAACGGCAAGCGGGCGCTGCGCGGCGCGCGGGCCTTGCGGGCCGGCACGGTGACGGTGAACAGCTTCGGCGAGGGCGACGTGACCACCCCGTTCGGCGGCTACAAGCAGTCGGGCTTCGGCGGCCGCGACAACTCGATCCACGCCCATGACCAATATACCCAGCTGAAAACCATCTGGCTGGACCTGACCGACAACGCCGCAGCGGGCCTCGACTGA
- a CDS encoding FAD-binding oxidoreductase → MGRHQAVRTPVFNGPAGWSVILPPVAPRARLDGSTGCDVAIVGGGFAGLSAARRLHQIDPGLDVAILDAARISEGGTGRNSGFMIDLPHELTSSDYAGSGDSHDRQLTRLNRHAIDFAAQAVAEYGIPEGWFQRSGKINAAASEAGLAANESYARHLHDLGEAHELLDARAMHEITGTGYYRGGLYTPGTAMIQPAGYVQGLAAGLERGGVRIYENSPVLTIETAPQGWRLATAQGALLAQRVIMANNGHLESFGFKRGRLMHIMLNACMTEELSPEAIRALGGQECWGATPSDPMGTTVRRIGPAQGGNRIVIRQGGYYRPDMQTSAADLARLVDHMRQKFDARFPMLKGLRFAYCWSGHLCLSKNGVSVMRELEPGLFAACVDNGLGTTRSTLTGIGAAEMLCGRSSMITEFFTAEAEPGRLPPHPFDTIGANAYMRWKEWQSRLE, encoded by the coding sequence ATGGGCCGGCATCAGGCCGTCCGCACCCCGGTCTTCAACGGCCCGGCCGGGTGGAGCGTCATCCTGCCGCCGGTCGCGCCCCGCGCGCGGCTGGACGGCAGCACGGGCTGCGACGTCGCCATCGTCGGCGGCGGCTTCGCCGGACTCTCGGCCGCCCGGCGCCTGCACCAGATCGACCCGGGCCTGGATGTGGCGATCCTGGATGCCGCGCGGATTTCCGAAGGCGGCACCGGGCGCAATTCCGGCTTCATGATCGACCTGCCGCATGAGCTGACCTCGTCGGACTATGCCGGCTCGGGCGACAGCCACGACCGGCAGCTGACGCGGCTGAACCGCCATGCCATCGACTTCGCGGCGCAGGCGGTGGCGGAATACGGCATCCCCGAGGGCTGGTTCCAGCGCTCGGGCAAGATCAACGCCGCCGCCTCGGAGGCCGGGCTGGCCGCGAACGAAAGCTATGCCAGGCATCTGCACGACCTGGGCGAAGCGCATGAGCTGCTGGACGCCCGGGCCATGCACGAGATCACCGGCACCGGCTATTACCGGGGCGGGCTCTATACCCCCGGCACGGCGATGATCCAGCCGGCCGGCTATGTGCAGGGCCTGGCCGCCGGGCTGGAGCGCGGCGGCGTGCGCATCTATGAGAACTCGCCGGTGCTGACCATCGAGACCGCGCCGCAGGGCTGGCGGCTGGCGACGGCGCAGGGCGCGCTTCTGGCGCAGCGGGTCATCATGGCCAATAACGGCCATCTGGAAAGCTTCGGCTTCAAGCGCGGCCGGCTGATGCACATCATGCTGAACGCCTGCATGACCGAGGAACTGTCGCCCGAGGCGATCCGCGCGCTTGGCGGCCAGGAATGCTGGGGCGCCACGCCCTCGGACCCGATGGGCACCACGGTGCGCCGGATCGGCCCGGCGCAGGGCGGCAACCGCATCGTCATCCGCCAGGGCGGCTATTACCGGCCGGACATGCAGACCAGCGCCGCCGACCTGGCCCGCCTGGTGGACCACATGCGGCAGAAATTCGACGCGCGTTTCCCGATGCTGAAGGGACTGCGCTTCGCATATTGCTGGTCGGGGCACCTGTGCCTGTCGAAAAACGGCGTCTCGGTCATGCGCGAACTGGAACCCGGGCTGTTCGCCGCCTGCGTGGACAACGGCCTGGGCACCACCCGCAGCACCCTGACCGGCATCGGCGCGGCCGAGATGCTGTGCGGGCGGTCGAGCATGATCACCGAGTTCTTCACCGCCGAGGCCGAGCCGGGCCGCCTGCCGCCGCATCCCTTCGACACCATCGGCGCCAATGCCTATATGCGCTGGAAAGAGTGGCAGTCCCGGTTAGAATGA
- a CDS encoding LysR substrate-binding domain-containing protein — MSRSTGNVTAMPPIKRRYLPSLGSFATFEVAAKHLSFTLAAKELNVTQGAVSQQIRLLERALDTALFVRKHNALELTAEGASLHSAVTAGLDTISAAVSVLTGDEGPQTVTVSATDAMALFWLQPLMDSFRAQHPEIGFVVLASDADDTLRNYSEVDISFLCGNERCEVGEELHFLFQEIAQPVCTPAFLAEHGPFDEADALNRVNLLHLHDRHWSADAIGWQPLGWAEWFRAQGAEWNKAPSTLSTNKVSLLMNAALRGEGVMLGWHHMVQALIGQGRLAFAHPAPITAGRGNFLNCKQKSLKRPGVAAFVEHVLAALREQAG; from the coding sequence ATGTCCCGATCAACAGGGAACGTCACCGCCATGCCGCCGATCAAGCGCCGCTACCTGCCCTCGCTCGGTTCGTTCGCGACATTCGAGGTGGCGGCGAAGCATCTCAGCTTCACCCTGGCGGCGAAGGAACTGAACGTGACCCAGGGCGCGGTCAGCCAGCAGATCCGCCTGCTGGAACGCGCGCTGGACACCGCGCTGTTCGTGCGCAAGCACAATGCGCTGGAACTGACGGCCGAAGGCGCAAGCCTGCATTCGGCCGTCACCGCCGGGCTTGACACCATCAGCGCCGCGGTGTCGGTGCTGACCGGCGACGAGGGGCCGCAGACCGTGACCGTCTCGGCCACCGACGCCATGGCGCTGTTCTGGCTGCAGCCGCTGATGGACAGCTTCCGCGCCCAGCATCCCGAGATCGGCTTCGTGGTGCTGGCCTCGGATGCCGACGACACCCTGCGCAACTATTCCGAGGTGGACATCTCGTTCCTCTGCGGCAACGAGCGCTGCGAGGTCGGCGAGGAACTGCATTTCCTGTTCCAGGAGATCGCCCAGCCGGTCTGCACCCCGGCCTTCCTGGCCGAGCACGGCCCCTTCGACGAGGCCGATGCCCTGAACCGCGTCAACCTGCTGCACCTGCACGACCGGCATTGGAGCGCGGATGCCATCGGCTGGCAGCCGCTGGGCTGGGCGGAATGGTTTCGCGCCCAGGGCGCCGAATGGAACAAGGCGCCCTCGACGCTGTCCACCAACAAGGTCAGCCTGCTGATGAACGCCGCCTTGCGCGGCGAGGGGGTGATGCTGGGCTGGCACCACATGGTGCAGGCCCTGATCGGCCAGGGCCGGCTGGCCTTCGCCCATCCGGCACCGATCACCGCCGGACGAGGCAACTTCCTGAACTGCAAGCAGAAATCGCTCAAGCGCCCCGGCGTGGCGGCGTTTGTCGAGCATGTGCTGGCGGCATTGCGGGAACAGGCAGGCTGA
- a CDS encoding glycine betaine ABC transporter substrate-binding protein, producing the protein MRKLFKAILAGAVALGLASPVLAQDKVIKMGTLSWEDLTPITGITKKVLEDKGFTVELTEFSEWGIAYAALAKGDVQIIASQIDYVAQDYWQRNKNRLEKISPVSHGLYQGIAVPKYVPVESIEQLNENADKFGGKIVGIEPGSGLMREASDAVSAYGLNLQLVEGSSAAMTAALKSATDRQEWIAVTIWEPSWMVQKFDTKFLADPKGVFAPPQGYYWIGQKGFSEENPEAREAIASVYVPLADITAINAAVNEGKSMDQAIADWIEAHADLIGRWENIKSY; encoded by the coding sequence ATGCGCAAACTGTTCAAAGCCATCCTTGCCGGCGCCGTGGCGCTGGGGCTCGCCTCGCCGGTGCTGGCGCAGGACAAGGTGATCAAGATGGGCACCCTGTCCTGGGAAGACCTGACCCCGATCACGGGCATCACCAAGAAGGTGCTGGAGGACAAGGGCTTCACCGTCGAGCTGACCGAGTTCTCGGAATGGGGCATCGCCTATGCGGCGCTGGCCAAGGGCGACGTGCAGATCATCGCCTCGCAGATCGATTACGTCGCCCAGGATTACTGGCAGCGCAACAAGAACCGGCTGGAGAAGATCTCGCCGGTCTCGCACGGGCTTTATCAGGGCATCGCGGTGCCGAAATACGTGCCCGTGGAATCGATCGAGCAGCTGAACGAGAATGCCGACAAGTTCGGCGGCAAGATCGTCGGCATCGAGCCGGGATCGGGCCTCATGCGCGAGGCCAGCGATGCGGTATCCGCCTATGGGCTGAACCTCCAGCTGGTCGAGGGCAGCTCCGCCGCCATGACTGCCGCCCTGAAATCGGCGACCGACCGGCAGGAATGGATCGCGGTGACGATCTGGGAGCCGTCCTGGATGGTGCAGAAGTTCGACACCAAATTCCTGGCCGATCCCAAGGGCGTCTTTGCCCCGCCGCAGGGCTATTACTGGATCGGCCAGAAGGGCTTTTCGGAAGAAAACCCCGAAGCGCGCGAGGCCATCGCCAGCGTCTACGTGCCGCTTGCCGACATCACCGCGATCAACGCGGCGGTGAACGAGGGCAAGAGCATGGACCAGGCCATCGCGGACTGGATCGAGGCCCATGCCGACCTGATCGGGCGCTGGGAAAACATCAAGTCCTACTGA
- a CDS encoding glycine betaine/L-proline ABC transporter ATP-binding protein, translated as MTQADTSDVLIDCQSVWKVFGDRNAEAIRAITERGLTKKDILQDYNCVVGVSDATLQVRRGEIFCIMGLSGSGKSTLIRLLNRLIEPSLGKVVVKGHDISTMDAATLRETRARHIGMVFQSVALLPQRTVLENAAFGLEVQGVSRDERNRAAEAALAKVGLSDWKARYPSELSGGMQQRVGLARALTSDPEIILMDEPFSALDPLIRRQLQDEFRQLTKDLGKSAVFITHDLDEAIRIGDRIAIMKDGVIIQTGTAEEIVMNPADQYVADFVAGISRLHLVKAHSVMIPPKQWPGAADGLPRCSPEADIDTLIGLITETGSDAIVVEDGGRPVGIVTIRNLLQGVRGEPDARAA; from the coding sequence ATGACGCAAGCAGACACCAGCGACGTTCTGATCGATTGCCAGTCGGTCTGGAAGGTCTTCGGCGACCGCAATGCCGAGGCGATCCGCGCGATCACCGAACGCGGCCTGACCAAGAAGGACATCCTGCAGGACTACAATTGCGTGGTCGGCGTCTCGGATGCCACGCTGCAGGTGCGCCGCGGCGAGATCTTCTGCATCATGGGCCTGTCGGGTTCGGGCAAGTCGACCTTGATCCGGCTGCTGAACCGGCTGATCGAGCCGAGCCTGGGCAAGGTCGTGGTCAAGGGCCACGACATCTCGACCATGGACGCCGCCACCCTGCGCGAGACCCGCGCCCGCCACATCGGCATGGTGTTCCAGTCGGTGGCGCTGCTGCCGCAGCGCACGGTGCTGGAGAATGCCGCCTTCGGCCTTGAGGTGCAGGGCGTGTCGCGCGACGAGCGCAACCGCGCCGCCGAGGCCGCGCTGGCCAAGGTTGGGCTCTCGGACTGGAAGGCGCGCTATCCCTCGGAACTGTCGGGCGGCATGCAGCAGCGCGTCGGTCTGGCCCGCGCCCTGACCTCGGACCCCGAGATCATCCTGATGGACGAGCCGTTCTCGGCGCTCGACCCGCTGATCCGCCGGCAATTGCAGGACGAGTTCCGGCAATTGACCAAGGATCTGGGCAAGTCCGCCGTCTTCATCACCCACGACCTCGACGAGGCGATCCGCATCGGCGACCGCATCGCCATCATGAAGGACGGCGTCATCATCCAGACCGGCACCGCCGAGGAGATCGTGATGAACCCCGCCGACCAATATGTCGCCGATTTCGTCGCCGGCATCTCGCGGCTGCATCTGGTCAAGGCGCATTCGGTGATGATCCCGCCCAAGCAATGGCCGGGCGCCGCCGACGGCCTGCCGCGCTGCTCGCCCGAGGCCGATATCGACACGCTGATCGGCCTGATCACCGAGACCGGCAGCGATGCCATCGTCGTCGAGGACGGCGGCCGGCCGGTCGGCATCGTCACCATCCGCAACCTGCTGCAAGGCGTGCGCGGCGAGCCCGACGCCCGCGCAGCCTGA
- a CDS encoding ABC transporter permease subunit encodes MENFVTAFDTAVDNALFWLSDHAAFVFDFFRLVLEGLYDGVLWLLMLPPFSVIAALAGLLAWRVLGLGAGIATAVALVACAAMALWPETMSTLALVIAATVIALALSLPLGVLAGLMPRLDRALTPVLDLIQTMPPYIYLLPAIALLGYGPATALVATVIVAMPPAIRLTALGIRQTPNEFIELGHATGVTPAQMFFKIRLPFAVPSIMAGINQSLMMAFGMVVIAGIVGSGGLGETIYGAIRTLDIATSINASIAIVILTMVLDRVTQAAARVK; translated from the coding sequence ATGGAAAACTTCGTGACCGCCTTTGACACGGCCGTCGACAACGCGCTGTTCTGGCTTTCCGACCACGCCGCCTTTGTCTTCGACTTCTTCCGCCTGGTGCTCGAGGGGCTCTATGACGGGGTGCTCTGGCTTCTGATGCTGCCGCCCTTCTCCGTCATCGCCGCGCTGGCCGGGCTGCTGGCCTGGCGGGTTCTGGGCCTTGGCGCCGGCATCGCCACCGCCGTCGCGCTGGTCGCCTGCGCCGCCATGGCGCTCTGGCCGGAAACCATGAGCACGCTGGCGCTGGTCATCGCCGCCACCGTCATCGCCCTGGCGCTCAGCCTGCCGCTCGGGGTGCTGGCCGGGCTGATGCCGCGGCTCGACCGGGCGCTGACCCCGGTTCTGGACCTGATCCAGACCATGCCGCCCTATATCTACCTGCTGCCGGCCATCGCGCTGCTGGGCTACGGCCCCGCGACCGCGCTGGTCGCCACGGTGATCGTCGCCATGCCGCCGGCGATCCGGCTGACCGCGCTCGGCATCCGCCAGACGCCCAACGAGTTCATCGAACTGGGCCATGCCACCGGCGTAACCCCGGCGCAGATGTTCTTCAAGATCCGCCTGCCCTTTGCCGTGCCCTCGATCATGGCCGGCATCAACCAAAGCCTGATGATGGCCTTCGGCATGGTGGTGATCGCGGGCATCGTCGGCTCGGGGGGCCTGGGCGAGACCATCTACGGCGCCATCCGCACGCTGGACATCGCCACCTCGATCAACGCCTCGATCGCCATCGTCATCCTGACCATGGTGCTGGACCGCGTGACGCAAGCCGCAGCGAGGGTGAAATGA
- a CDS encoding ABC transporter permease subunit gives MTFNPGAVLAPVVDWLNANFHPFFALVTQVIEAVLGAIEAAFLALPPAGLIALVVALAFFAAGLRVAVLVGCCLGFCWLMGLWQASMQTIALVLVAVLIAVAIAFPLGILAARRPRVEAALRPVLDVMQTVPPWVYLIPAVMIFSLGRVPAIIATIVYGIPPMLRLTTLAFRGVPTDLKELGQAIGAKPRTILWKIEFPAAKPTLLVGLNQCILLSLAMVVLAGLVGAGGLGAEVTRGLTRMEMGLGLRAGLAIVAVALLLDRLSRGALDRRRKAG, from the coding sequence ATGACCTTCAATCCCGGAGCCGTCCTGGCCCCCGTCGTCGATTGGCTGAACGCCAATTTCCACCCGTTCTTCGCTCTGGTCACGCAGGTGATCGAGGCGGTGCTGGGCGCCATCGAGGCCGCCTTCCTGGCCCTGCCGCCCGCCGGGCTGATCGCCCTGGTGGTGGCGCTGGCCTTCTTCGCGGCCGGGCTGCGGGTGGCGGTCCTGGTCGGCTGCTGCCTGGGTTTCTGCTGGCTGATGGGGCTGTGGCAAGCCTCGATGCAGACCATCGCGCTGGTGCTGGTCGCGGTGCTGATCGCGGTCGCCATCGCCTTTCCGCTGGGCATCCTCGCCGCCCGGCGGCCGCGGGTCGAGGCGGCGCTGCGCCCGGTCCTCGACGTGATGCAGACGGTGCCGCCCTGGGTCTACCTGATCCCGGCGGTGATGATCTTCAGCCTGGGCCGCGTCCCGGCCATCATCGCCACCATCGTCTACGGCATCCCGCCGATGTTGCGACTGACCACGCTGGCCTTCCGCGGCGTGCCGACGGACCTGAAAGAGCTCGGCCAGGCCATCGGCGCCAAGCCCCGCACCATCCTGTGGAAGATCGAGTTCCCGGCGGCGAAGCCCACGCTGCTGGTCGGGCTGAACCAGTGCATCCTGCTGTCGCTGGCCATGGTGGTGCTGGCAGGCCTGGTCGGCGCCGGCGGGCTGGGCGCCGAGGTGACGCGCGGCCTGACGCGGATGGAGATGGGCCTTGGCCTGCGCGCCGGCCTTGCCATCGTCGCCGTGGCGCTGCTGCTCGACCGCCTGTCGCGCGGCGCGCTCGACCGCCGGCGGAAGGCGGGCTGA
- a CDS encoding 4-hydroxyproline epimerase — translation MRHRFFCIDAHTCGNPVRVVAGGAPLLPHLPIFERRDLFLRDHDWVRTALMFEPRGHDIMSGAILYPAHREDCDLAALFIEVSGCLPMCGAGTIGLATVAIEEGLVTPKTPGRLAIETPAGRVDVDYTMEGARVASVRLFNVPSFLHSADIAVEVPGLGPLTVDIAYGGNFYAVIEPQENWPGLTGMTASEIVTHSRALREALAEIGDKVVHPEDARIRGVHHAIWCDGPDGPDCDGRDAVFYGDKAIDRSPGGTGTSARMAQLHGKGRLAVGESFRNKSLIGTVFEGRAEQAATVGDHAGILPSIGGWARIIGHNTILVDDDDPLRHGFQIA, via the coding sequence ATGCGCCATCGCTTCTTCTGCATCGACGCGCATACCTGCGGCAACCCGGTCCGGGTCGTGGCCGGTGGCGCGCCGCTGCTGCCGCATCTGCCGATCTTTGAGCGCCGCGACCTGTTCCTGCGCGACCACGACTGGGTGCGCACCGCGCTGATGTTCGAGCCGCGCGGCCATGACATCATGTCGGGCGCCATCCTCTATCCTGCCCATCGCGAGGATTGCGACCTCGCGGCGCTGTTCATCGAGGTGTCGGGCTGCCTGCCGATGTGCGGCGCCGGCACCATCGGCCTGGCCACCGTCGCCATTGAGGAAGGGCTGGTCACACCGAAGACCCCCGGCCGGCTGGCCATCGAGACCCCGGCCGGCCGCGTCGACGTGGACTACACGATGGAGGGCGCGCGCGTCGCCTCGGTGCGGCTGTTCAACGTGCCGAGCTTCCTGCACAGCGCCGACATCGCCGTCGAGGTGCCGGGCCTTGGCCCGCTGACCGTGGACATCGCCTATGGCGGCAATTTCTACGCGGTGATCGAGCCGCAGGAAAACTGGCCCGGCCTGACCGGCATGACCGCATCCGAGATCGTGACCCACAGCCGCGCCCTGCGCGAGGCGCTGGCCGAGATCGGCGACAAGGTCGTCCACCCCGAGGACGCGCGTATCCGCGGCGTCCATCACGCCATCTGGTGCGACGGGCCGGACGGGCCGGATTGCGATGGGCGCGATGCGGTGTTCTATGGCGACAAGGCCATCGACCGCTCGCCCGGCGGCACCGGCACCTCGGCGCGCATGGCGCAACTTCATGGCAAGGGTCGGCTGGCGGTGGGCGAGAGTTTCCGCAACAAAAGCCTGATCGGCACCGTCTTCGAAGGCCGGGCCGAGCAGGCGGCGACGGTGGGCGACCATGCCGGCATCCTGCCCAGCATCGGCGGCTGGGCGCGGATCATCGGCCACAACACCATCCTGGTCGATGACGACGACCCGCTGCGCCACGGCTTCCAGATCGCGTGA
- a CDS encoding carboxylate-amine ligase has product MAEEIPFTLGIEEEYLLVDAESGDLHEAPEALMQACKAELADQVGPEFLRCQIEIGTPIAADVTEARAHLARLRDSIARHAAEFGLAPISVACHPVADWRMQGRTDKDRYRQISQEMGGVSRRMLICGMHVHVGIPDQALRIDLMNQLSWFLPHLLALSASSPFWLGEDTLLASYRTTVFAGYPRTGLPPRMGSWDEFERSVAALTGAGIIEDGSKIWWDLRPSARFPTLETRICDACPRLDDTITLVALVQATLRMLWRLSRKNLRWRQYDNFLLGENRWRATRYGLTEGLIDFGTRRIIPFDEIAEDWLAAIAEDADALDCQPAVAGLRDMILRGNAAEQQRTIFATALAAGASREEAFRAVMMWLIAEFRRDL; this is encoded by the coding sequence ATGGCAGAGGAGATCCCGTTCACCCTGGGCATCGAAGAGGAATATCTGCTGGTCGACGCCGAAAGCGGCGATCTGCACGAAGCGCCCGAGGCGCTGATGCAGGCCTGCAAGGCCGAGCTGGCCGACCAGGTCGGCCCGGAATTCCTGCGCTGCCAGATCGAGATCGGCACCCCCATCGCCGCCGACGTGACCGAGGCGCGGGCGCATCTGGCGCGGCTGCGCGACAGCATCGCCCGCCACGCCGCCGAATTCGGCCTGGCACCGATCTCGGTCGCCTGCCATCCGGTCGCGGACTGGCGCATGCAGGGCCGCACCGACAAGGACCGCTACCGGCAGATCTCGCAGGAAATGGGCGGCGTGTCGCGGCGCATGCTGATCTGCGGCATGCATGTCCATGTCGGCATCCCCGACCAGGCGCTGCGCATCGACCTGATGAACCAGCTGTCCTGGTTCCTGCCGCATCTGCTGGCGCTTTCGGCCTCGAGCCCGTTCTGGCTGGGCGAGGACACGCTGCTCGCCTCGTATCGCACCACGGTCTTTGCCGGCTATCCGCGCACCGGCCTGCCGCCGCGCATGGGCAGCTGGGACGAGTTCGAGCGTTCGGTCGCGGCGCTGACCGGCGCCGGCATCATCGAGGACGGCAGCAAGATCTGGTGGGATCTGCGGCCCTCGGCGCGGTTCCCGACGCTGGAGACGCGGATCTGCGACGCCTGCCCCCGGCTGGACGACACCATCACCCTGGTGGCGCTGGTGCAGGCCACGCTGCGGATGCTGTGGCGATTGTCGCGCAAGAACCTGCGCTGGCGGCAATATGACAATTTCCTGCTGGGCGAGAACCGTTGGCGGGCCACCCGCTATGGCCTGACCGAGGGGCTGATCGACTTCGGCACCCGCCGCATCATCCCCTTCGACGAGATCGCCGAGGATTGGCTGGCGGCGATCGCCGAGGATGCCGATGCGCTGGACTGCCAGCCCGCCGTGGCCGGCCTGCGCGACATGATCCTGCGCGGCAACGCGGCCGAGCAGCAGCGGACCATCTTTGCCACCGCGCTTGCCGCCGGGGCCAGCCGCGAGGAAGCCTTCCGCGCGGTGATGATGTGGCTGATCGCCGAGTTCCGCCGCGACCTGTGA
- a CDS encoding superoxide dismutase family protein, with product MHRYFLALGLALLPISAQAQDATAGFVDAKGKEAGQATLVATPNGVLIEAEVTGLPPSSWVAFHIHETGSCDHSTGHDSAGGHFNPSAGPHGVLSEGGPHAGDMPNLWVDAEGTARAQVFNPLVTLAAGDNAIKGRALMIHAGPDDHQSQPSGDAGDRLACAVIE from the coding sequence ATGCACAGATATTTCCTGGCCCTCGGCCTTGCCCTGCTGCCGATCTCGGCCCAAGCGCAGGATGCGACGGCCGGTTTCGTCGATGCCAAGGGCAAGGAGGCCGGGCAGGCGACGCTTGTCGCCACCCCGAACGGCGTGTTGATCGAGGCCGAGGTGACCGGTCTGCCGCCCAGCAGCTGGGTGGCGTTCCACATCCACGAGACCGGCAGCTGCGATCACAGCACCGGCCACGATTCCGCCGGCGGGCATTTCAATCCTTCCGCGGGGCCGCATGGCGTGTTGTCCGAGGGTGGGCCCCATGCCGGCGACATGCCCAACCTCTGGGTCGATGCCGAAGGCACGGCGCGCGCCCAGGTCTTCAACCCGCTGGTCACGCTGGCCGCAGGCGACAATGCCATCAAGGGCCGGGCGCTGATGATCCATGCCGGCCCCGACGATCACCAGAGCCAGCCCAGCGGCGACGCTGGCGACCGGCTGGCCTGCGCGGTCATCGAATAG